The genome window CAATGTCTTGCCATTGGCCAAGCTGGCTTTGGCTTCTGGTAACTCACATTCAAAATCTCTGTGGGGTCAAAATGTATTCACCCTGATTTGAACAATTAGCAAGAGACTAAGAAGAAATGGCATGTGTAACATTTTCCTCTCCATGCCATCTAAAATATTTCCTCTGCTTCTTACAATAAACCAATTCCATCCAAATTCCTTTGGCCTGATTTTCTGTTTAAGATCCTAGGTGTGTGCAGTCTTCAGCTTGCCGTTAAACACATCAGAGATCGCCCTGTACCAGCAAACGGCTTAAGCTTGCACAAGGAGATCCTGGATAGTTGCTCATGCAAGAGCAGAAAAATTCCAGCTGCTTATGCAGTGGACCATTAGACAAGCAGTACAAGGGACCAGTGTTCTGCTACCATCTCTACCTCACCTTGTTAACATCAGGATTCTGAACCTCATGTGACTGGATGTAGATAGAAAAGCCAACACAGGCAACAGCTAATGaaaggaggcagaagaagaaggtGACCAGAGGTGGATGTCGTTGCAGGCAGACACGCAGGGAGCCCAGCAGAGAGCAGATGACCATGGTCAGCCCTAAGGGTGAGGGCAAAAAAGGTTGTAGTATCATTCCAGCACTACAAGAAGCCAAAATACTTGCTGGAGAGACAACTGGAGAGCCAGAAACAATGGAAAAGAACAGTTTGGCAATACCCACCTATTTCCATTTGTATGTTGTGTGTTACAGCATTGCAACAGCCCCTTTTCTCAAAATCAAGAGTTAAAATGTTTCCAAGGGATGCAAAAATGTAATTGGTTGTAATACCAAAATATTATTACCAGGAGGTTTAAACATTAAATAGGTAAATACTATTGTTTCTGTTATCATCATAATcactaaaatattttatttttattttattttattattattattaataataattacaattatATATCCTGAACTGCCAGTCTACATCTGCAAGATCTCTAACCCCCACATCAgacagaacatctggagaaggaACTCGTCCCCTAAACATGGAGTTTTAGACAAAAGGAATGGGGAATCGCCATAGGATACTAACGTAGGCTGTAAACAAGTCCCAATGAGTTCAGAACGGCTTACTCCCTCAgttatgtataggattgcagccatagTCTGCTTTTAAACAGGACACAGCAGGCACAGGGAACCTTAGtactccagatgctttggacttcaattcccacaaCCCTTTATTtagctaaaatatttttaccctgaatttctcctttaaaagacccAAGGCAACTCTTTACAATTGATCATGCTGCATCAGCCTTCAGAGAACTGacagccaaaacatctggaaataaAAATGTTCCTCACCTAAGGGCTATGTAAAGAATCAAGTGATTTTCATTTGCTCTGGCTATAAGTCAGCTTGGAGTGTGATATCTCTACTGATGCTTCAGATAAGAATAAAGGGGCTTTATAGTACTTGACTCTTAGACCACAACCTCCCTCATTCCTATCTGACCCTGGTCTCAGAATATGCAAGACAAACCATGACTGTGAATCATAgcaatactgtttttttaaaaaaatgttccaaaataaAGCAATGACCAAAACATAATCTTTTATTTGATGTATATAAAACCAGGCGTCACATAGCAGACTTTAGTATTTCATGGTACATGCATTATAGTCACACCATGCCACCCAGAGAAATGACACAGGCAAACAACCTTTTACAAAGGGTTCTTTTCAAAATAGGAGCAATAAGCTGCTCTGATCTGGCAAGCTCTCTTAGTAAGTCCAGCTTCTGACAATGGCACCCTTGGCCTGGCTGAAGCACTCTGGTTTTCAGAAGCTGCAGGACTTTCCAGTGGTTCTAGCAACTCATCGCCTTTGATCTCACAGATGTTGTGCAGGATGCAACAGGTAGCTATGACTACTGGGATGAGCTTCTCTCGTACATCCAGTCTCATCTGCAGACATCTCCAGCGAGCTCTCAGGACTCCAAGCGCTCTCTCTACACACACTCGGCACTTGGCAAGCCTCTCATTGAATTTCTCCTGAGCCTCTGTTTTTGGCACTGGGTATGGCTTCATGAGCCAGGGGCGAAGTGGGTATGCAGAATCCCCAATAATGACAGGAGTCATTGAAACACCTTCCACTACTGTTGGAGTCTGTGGCCCAAAGGTGCCCTCATCCATGCTGTTGAAAAATGGAGAGTTATGCAGGATGCGGGAATCATGGCATCGCTCAGGAAAACCAACATAGATATCAGTGAAACGGGATTTACTATCAACCAGGGCCTGCAACACCATTGAATAGAAACCTTTGCAATTAATGTAGGAGTCAGCAGAGAAAGGAGGGCAAAGGATGGAGATATGTATCGCATCTATTGCACCAATACAGTTAGGGAAGCCCATCTCCTTGAAGCCTTCCATTATTTGTTGTGGATCTCCCAACTGAATGGTTTGGGCCAGAAGCCTGCTGTTGATTTCCTCACACACCTCTTCAAATATTGAACAAGCTGATGAAATCCCGACCCCAAAGAGCTCCGAGACAGTCTTGTAGCTATCATGGTGCGCTAGCTTCCAAATGGTCATGGCAACCCGTTTTTCAACGGGTATATGTGAGCGCATGCCAGTGTCTCGACGCTGCAAGGCAGGGCGCAGCTCCTCAGCAATATACATCAAGGTAGAGCGTGACATACGAAACAAAGAAATCCAGCATCTGTCATCCTGTTCCGAAGAGATCATCCGCTCCCACCATTCACTACATCTTGGGAGCATCCAGTGTGATCGCTCAGACAAGGCCATTAGCTCGTGCTCATAGTGCAGAGCAGGAGAAGATGAGTAGACCATTGTAACCACAGAGACAATAGCATTCCGGTGTAATCGTAGCAGGGCTCTCTTACGTCTAACACTGGCTGAGAGTATACGCCGCAGTacagcagctgatcggcggaagCGCCTGCGCTGTAGAATCCTTGCTATTGCAAAAATCACTGTCCGTCTGTTGAGTATCCACTGCTGGACTAGCAGCTGAGAGGTTTGAATACAGGTGGCAATAAGAGCCAAACATTCTTGCTCCATTTAACCAGCCACTCTTGAACTTCACGGTAAGCTCAGGGGGAAGTGATGTCAATGTACCAGGAAATAAAACCTGGCCCTGGTTACACCACTGGCCAAGGGAGAGATGATATCACCAAGCAAGGACGACTCATAACCAGGCTTTGCACGTCATCTGGAAAGGCACTGTTGAACTGAAGGGCAATACATTTAATTGGGTTTTAGCTTGCTAACTGAATACATTTCAATTGTCAAGaatttaaaacatacacacacagagagatttccATGGTATATTAGTGAGACACacaaaagctaaagacccatctctaaagacccatctcttcaggcaggcttttaacaattataactgaatccctgaaccccattttagcagaagTTTTAACAcgtttttatgttttaatcttttaattgtatttcaaatcatatattgtttaatttatcttttaatatttaactcactgtgtttttaaattgtttgaattttaatgttgtgagctgtttTGGgttccttgttgggagaaatgcaccATATAAATAAAGCTAATAATAATAGTATGTACCCCAAAACCAGAGATCAGCTTACCCACTAATAATACACACTATTTAACATTGGTTAATGTATGATACATTTAACTGTTCTTAACAGAAGACTCTGATGCCTGACTAAGACTTGCAAAATTGGAAAGAGCTCAGATCTCACTATCGGTTGATACCAGGGTGGATTTGtttgaaatcatgatttaaattttaaagtcagattttttgatgattttatactctctctctctctctctctctctctctctctgtgtgtgtgtgtgtgtgtgtgtgtgtgtgttcattaaaataatttatttttacacACTCTGGTTGATACATCTTTTTGTGAAGTGTTATGCCCCTTACAATAGTTTTTCTGTGTTTGCAAGAGTTGAACAGGGCTGCTGTTGAAAGGACCCTTTTtcaggtcactaattcatagggacAACcagaagtcagaaacaacttgacagcacataataacaatacGTATTGGTTCTCTGTTTACAGTGTTATGCATTATATGGTAATTCTGTCTTGCTTAATTATCTTTATAcctgctatatttatttatatactgtattgtctAGAATAAATAGCAGATTCATATTGGGTTACATCCTGCTGGATTCTTGTTTAATATATTGGCAAAGAATTCTCCCTTGTTAATATTCAGGAAATGTCCAACCGCTGAGGGTCAGACAACTCAGTGCCCTCCAGACATGGTTTTTAAACTCTAGTTCCTATAAATCCAGCTAATATAGCCAATAGtcaggaattagaaaatattaaTCCAAAATTATCTGAAGTATATCACGTAGTCCAACTCTGGAAAATTATTACGTTTTCAAAATCATCCTGTCCTGTCATGCTATTCTAGCTTCTCTACTGCACCCATAACTGATCACTTCTCAGTTACAAATGTTTACTATTCTGCTACTGTACTGTTTACAATATCAGTACATAGCAACCCTCTCAGTCCAATGTTTTCCAGTACCTATACTCCAACTTGGGCCACAAACTAATGCATGATTTGTAACATAGCTATTGAAGTATTTGAAAACCATAATTTCTAGCCTAGTTAGACACTGGTGTAGTAGACAgcatgacagactaggactcaggaggtctgaattcaaatccctgttcaaccagagaaactcactggaggtgtggaactggtaaaactattccttaaatctcacttactttgaaagccctattaggaatgttataagtcagttctaggttgatggcacataacaacaaagggCTAAGTTACAGTAACTCACTAGTGAAGGAAAGTCACTCTTCACATGCTTAACAGACACTCATGGCTAAGGCAGGtcattacaaatacagtggtgccctgcttgacgattaccctgcttgatgctgaaatcgcttaacgatgccttttttgcaatcactatagcgatgaTTCAATGGATTTTTTCGTTGGACGATgattgaaaacagctgatcggcgggtcgcaaaatggctccccgctgttttcaggactgattgctcactatacaggcatcggaaaatggctgccctatggaggatctttgcaaaacgagcaggtatttcccccattggaacacattgaaccggttttcaatgcatttcaatgtttttttcttttcgcttgacgacgattttgcttaacagcgatttgaacggaacagattatcatcatcaagagaggcaccactgtagttgaagaGACAAATCTTGGCAGATATTGGTTCAGTTTAAAACCTTACTGATGTTCTGAATCCTTGTCAAGGTTGGCAAAACAGCAAAATGTCTGAATTACATTTCATTCCCCACAAACCGTTTCATTTGAACCATGACTGtaaacatttcaaaacattttaaaaaacccttttccaTTAAATGAGCAAGACACTAATGTATTTTCATTGGTTAAAACCCATGGACTCAGAGTAATTCTGCAGGCCTGCTGATCAACATTAAAGTTCAGTTGTTCTCTCACCACTGTTAGCAACATTCTTAGCTAAAGTAATGTATGCCTCTTCTCTGTATTGCCTTCCCAAACACAAACATTTAGAACTGATTCAACATACGTTGCAAGAACCTCACATAGAAAGAAACACATGGTCCTCTATTATATTCATTTTCCTCATAATCACAatattgcatttattttaatatattatggCTGCAACCCTAAGCATCTTTAGTTGAAGGCAAGTCCCATGGAACTCACTGATACTTATTTCTGAGTATCATGATTAGGATTCAGAGTAAAGCACACAGTGTGACAGCTTTAGGGTTTCATCACCAAGAAGAGATACGACTCTTAATAGAGGCTAAAGCTCTACATAATCCTTTTCCATTTAATCATCTCATCACCCAATATTTGATTGCCAAAAAAGACAGGCTTTGGGGGTGGGGCGGGATTgcacaaaaagaaggaaagatattAAGTTTCAAACTGACTAGGGTTTAGGCTAGGACGAGCAATCCATAACTTTCAAACCCTTCTGGGAGAGTCAGTTCTGATCTCTGGCAAAAATGATCTTTCATTTCCCTGGCATTCTGCCAGTTCAGAAGGAAGAGCAAGTAAGGAAAAGGGGAAGCTGACAAAGGGAATGGTCACACCCTTCTTTGTTTTTGACCCCAGTGATTGCTGTCAAAGAGCATCTGACAGATCATTCCACACCACAAGATATACAGCCCTTGGGCCAACTTCCGATTTAAATGTTAGGAAAGAAAACACTAGTACTGTACCTggtgtggtgttgtggatggaatgacagactaggattttAAAAACTTGGTTTCAAATTCCTGCTCTGCCATGGAGACTTATGGATGACAGGCACTAGTAAAACCATTACTTAACTATCTAATCTCGAAAGCTATAAATCAGTCCTGGCTTTCTGAAAGATAATGGAGAAGGGAATAGAGATCATATTATGTGATTCTGCTCCAGCTCTCCCagtttttccattatttttcacCCCCAGCACACAatggtcaaaatcttgttgcatagcacagtaaatcacactacagtggggatttagtgagtcaactccactacaagttccattgactcaaataggCCCAATTCAGCTGCCCTGCTAAAGTTGCATTTAgggcaggcccatttgaatcaaggcaGGCCCCACTGACTCAGTTGGCATACTTTAGTGTGttttactatgcaaagcaacaggattttggccagtctCTCTTTTTGCCATTTACAGATGCTTTATGAACACTTCACTACAGTGTGATGCAGGACTTGCTAGTGTTGCTTCCATTCCCAGGACCTCTAGAAGCCCCAGAATCCTCTAACCAGCTGTGGAATTGTGAGGGCTGTAACACAAAAAGATAAATGTTTCTAAGGTCCAGTCCGCCAACTCCATCCCAACATTCTTCGAAACCTACATTCTTCTTAGatattttattaacttttaaaaatcagcctAAGTTTAAACAGAAATGCTATTGTGGAAGAGGGGCTTAGGTGCTAAAAATGCATAATGATTAAAAAATAATCGtgcgccgtcaagtcaattcaggcTTATGGCGACCctgttccagggttttccaggtagataatattCAGAATTGCTTtcccaatcccttcttctgggggcaccctggggctgtgtagCCAGTTTCAAAACAGATACAGAAAAATATTGAGGAGAAAGGGGAGCTTTAGCCCAGGAATAGTCGATAGTGAAGAACAGGAGGAGCGGCCTCGACTTACCCGcgtctttttctctttcctgctgctAGGGCGCCTTCCACTTTTATGTAGGTTCCCCCTGTTTGGGGTGCTATCCCTTTAAGAGACAGCAGCGCCCACCTTTTTTCTTAACGTTTGCAAGGCAAGCATCGTGGCCAGCTCTCAGGCGCATGCGCAAACTACTTTTTTCAACCGTTCTCGTTCCGCGGGTGGAAGGGCGCCTCTGAGTGACGTAATATCTCCGCCGGGAACAGCTTCATAATGCGCACGCGCACCGCACCAacggtctctccctctctctctctcggagaTACAAACTCAGCCTCGTTTCAGGCACGTCGGCAGTTACTGCCTGAAGTCCAGAGCGGCAGGTTGCGCGCCCTTCTGCCTAACGGCTCCTCGAATCTTCGAGGAAACCAAGCACTGACCTACGACCTGGAAGATTTAGGAGCCATTTTGATTGTGGGCAGAGGTGGTCATTTAAGAATTCCCGTCGCTAATACTAGATTTAAGCTCAATTTGGCCAACTCTCATAAATTGCTCGCTGTTAAAAGTGAAAAACTTTTCCAAAATTACACTGGCGTTTGCGTAGGATCAGATTTTCTATAAAGTCTTCTCTAGTAAACTtccactttgttttctttccccgaTTTACTCTTTCTTctactgtatttgcttttaaaaatagctggcCTGGCCATTTTTGGAAGACATACTGAACCATATTTCaagcaaatcatttttttctctgccaGCTTTCTCCACTGCCCAGATTTTACAACTTTAAGTAGTAATGGGAAATACAGTAGTATGAATGAtcctggccttggtttccagtgacacatccttacactatATATTTTCTAATTCaatgtattttcgaaggcttattttctaattccttcattggtgCCTTTTAGagtctgtcttctgatttcaAGGCTGCAGTCTCTCCTTGGAACAATGATTGAACCAACATATACAAAATCACTATTTCAGTGTCGACATTAAAGTTGTGTGGTtctttgtcttaatgttcaactgcagtcttgctttagtactttcttctttcaaacaTCATCTCCTGTCACTATGACAGCAAAAGCCACCACAAATGCTTAACTATTCTTCAATGAAGATGTTGAGACTGCAGAAGGAAAAAGGGTTTCCTGGCAAATTAAGTGTAGTGGTTAGCGTATAAAACCACAACTTAGGAGACTGAGTTGGtggcagtgattaaactgcagtgaaGCCTCCACTCACAATCTGAGTGCAATCCAGACAGAATGGAGTAACTCAAGGCTGACTCAAGTTTACAAGGTTGGAAAAATAAGAATCCAGTGTGCTGGAGgtgggggcaaagtgttgtttgcataactatGTTTTAATCTTCCCAGAGTGAGCTTTAGTatacaagtcaaaacaaaaaaaacaacctggattcAAATATGCTTGTCCCTGAAACTGAGTGAGCCGAGCCATTCTGTCTCTCAGCATGACCTTTTCACAGGGTTACGAGAATAAAGGGGGCATAGAGCCATATACACTACCTTCAGTTCACTGGAGAAAATGTGCAATATAAATCAAACTATTATAGAACAAATTTGCATGGATTACAATATACTTCCCTCAGATGCCCTCTCAGGCAAATGTTTGATGCCTACTTACAAAATTCCCAAGGCTTCCATGTGTTCCCAAACTTCATGAAAGGTTATAGTATCTACCTGTTCAAAATAATTTTCCCCACATCCCTTTTTCTCAATTTAGCATCAGACTGACCATAATCTCCTCTAATGGTAACAGAAGTTGCCATTTATTCCTTTGTTACGCTGGGTATGAATCAGACACCGACAAAgcaaaaatgaatttaaataaattccttttttgcctttattttcaggggaatcCAGAGAAATTAAAAACCATGTGAAGAAATTAAAAACCAGAGcattaaaacagagagagaaataggGGAGGGTGAGACATTAGCCCCACTCAGGACAGTAGGGGCTGTAACAGCAAAGGAAGGGAGGTAGGCAGGTGGTATAGCTTCCCCTTTCAAGATGCCTGGGCTTCTCCGGTCTtcaagagggggggagagaaggcaccTTGCCTCTCCCCTTGTGCCCCCCCCATATCTTAGCGGTGCTTCCCCTGTGAATTCTTGGAGTTAACCTTTTCCATCCAAGGTGTCCGTATAGACCATC of Pogona vitticeps strain Pit_001003342236 chromosome 6, PviZW2.1, whole genome shotgun sequence contains these proteins:
- the TMEM219 gene encoding insulin-like growth factor-binding protein 3 receptor isoform X1, with amino-acid sequence MEQECLALIATCIQTSQLLVQQWILNRRTVIFAIARILQRRRFRRSAAVLRRILSASVRRKRALLRLHRNAIVSVVTMVYSSSPALHYEHELMALSERSHWMLPRCSEWWERMISSEQDDRCWISLFRMSRSTLMYIAEELRPALQRRDTGMRSHIPVEKRVAMTIWKLAHHDSYKTVSELFGVGISSACSIFEEVCEEINSRLLAQTIQLGDPQQIMEGFKEMGFPNCIGAIDAIHISILCPPFSADSYINCKGFYSMVLQALVDSKSRFTDIYVGFPERCHDSRILHNSPFFNSMDEGTFGPQTPTVVEGVSMTPVIIGDSAYPLRPWLMKPYPVPKTEAQEKFNERLAKCRVCVERALGVLRARWRCLQMRLDVREKLIPVVIATCCILHNICEIKGDELLEPLESPAASENQSASARPRVPLSEAGLTKRACQIRAAYCSYFEKNPL